A genomic stretch from Croceibacterium aestuarii includes:
- a CDS encoding arylesterase has translation MNCRSWSILAALALAACGSEAPPAPAETAGPEPRALAEPAVPVVGEERQILAFGDSLFAGYGLEKDEGYPERLEAALRARGINASVADAGLSGDTTAGGLQRIDFVLNAMQRPPDLALVELGGNDLLRGLSPQEAKDNLSAILDQLGQRKIPVVLYGMRAPPNAGPQYQRDFDAMYPALAKEYGATLVPFFLEPVYDKPELRQADRIHPTAEGIEDMVAATVDTVAGALPKS, from the coding sequence ATGAATTGTCGCTCTTGGTCGATCCTCGCTGCTCTCGCCCTGGCGGCGTGCGGCAGCGAGGCGCCGCCCGCTCCCGCCGAGACTGCGGGGCCCGAGCCTCGCGCGCTGGCCGAGCCGGCGGTTCCGGTGGTGGGCGAGGAAAGGCAGATACTCGCGTTCGGCGACAGCCTCTTCGCCGGCTATGGGCTGGAAAAGGACGAGGGGTATCCCGAGCGGCTTGAAGCCGCGCTGCGCGCGCGCGGCATCAACGCCAGCGTCGCCGATGCCGGGCTCTCGGGCGATACCACCGCGGGCGGCCTGCAGCGGATCGACTTCGTGCTCAACGCCATGCAGCGCCCACCCGATCTGGCGCTGGTCGAACTGGGCGGCAACGACCTCCTGCGCGGACTCTCGCCGCAAGAGGCGAAGGACAACCTTTCCGCGATCCTCGACCAGCTGGGGCAGCGCAAAATCCCGGTGGTGCTCTACGGCATGCGCGCGCCGCCCAATGCCGGCCCGCAGTACCAGCGCGACTTCGACGCCATGTACCCGGCGTTGGCCAAGGAGTACGGGGCGACGCTGGTGCCGTTCTTCCTCGAGCCGGTCTACGACAAGCCCGAACTGCGCCAGGCCGACCGGATCCACCCGACCGCGGAAGGGATCGAGGACATGGTCGCCGCGACGGTCGATACCGTCGCCGGAGCATTGCCGAAGAGCTAG
- the recF gene encoding DNA replication/repair protein RecF (All proteins in this family for which functions are known are DNA-binding proteins that assist the filamentation of RecA onto DNA for the initiation of recombination or recombinational repair.), which translates to MALDRITLASFRNHAETRLEGTARLNLLIGENGAGKTNVLEALSLLAPGRGLRRAALQDIAASTGNGSFALSAALATGDGEEPVMLGTGTRPDRPGRRLVQVNGADASAITLGEWLAVGWLTPAMDGLFADSAGARRRYMDRLAVALDPSHARHASRYEAALRERNRLLSGEDEPDPAWLGSVETQLAEHGAALAAGRALLVERLTRELDDLPDQPFARPLLTYAAGGPLAREALAEELARQRPRDRAAQRTLTGPHRDDLDVLMAGKEAPASSCSTGEQKAMLIALTLAHASLAAKGRPGVLLLDEVAAHLDPVRREALFDRLREGAAQVWLTGTERAPFEAIVGEAATWRVRGGTVERI; encoded by the coding sequence ATGGCGCTCGACCGGATCACCCTTGCCAGCTTTCGCAACCATGCCGAGACCCGTCTCGAGGGCACCGCACGTCTCAACCTGCTGATCGGCGAAAACGGCGCCGGCAAGACCAACGTGCTCGAAGCGCTGTCGCTGCTGGCGCCGGGCCGCGGGCTCCGCCGGGCCGCCTTGCAGGATATCGCTGCCTCGACCGGTAACGGCAGCTTCGCGCTGAGCGCCGCTCTTGCAACCGGTGACGGTGAAGAGCCGGTCATGCTCGGCACCGGCACCCGGCCCGACCGGCCCGGAAGGCGGCTGGTCCAGGTCAACGGCGCCGACGCAAGTGCGATTACGCTCGGCGAATGGCTGGCGGTCGGCTGGCTGACCCCGGCGATGGACGGCCTGTTCGCCGACAGCGCGGGCGCAAGGCGGCGCTACATGGACCGACTCGCGGTCGCGCTCGACCCGTCGCATGCCCGCCATGCCAGCCGCTATGAGGCGGCACTGCGCGAGCGCAACCGCCTGCTGTCGGGCGAGGATGAGCCCGACCCGGCCTGGCTCGGCTCGGTCGAGACGCAGCTCGCCGAACACGGCGCGGCGCTCGCCGCCGGACGCGCTCTTCTGGTCGAACGGCTGACGCGGGAACTCGACGACCTGCCCGACCAGCCCTTCGCCCGCCCGCTCCTCACCTACGCCGCCGGCGGCCCGCTGGCGCGCGAGGCATTGGCCGAAGAACTCGCCCGCCAGCGCCCCCGCGACCGCGCCGCCCAGCGCACCCTCACCGGCCCGCACCGCGACGATCTCGATGTCCTCATGGCCGGAAAGGAAGCTCCCGCATCGAGCTGCTCGACCGGCGAACAGAAAGCCATGCTGATCGCCCTCACGCTGGCCCACGCCAGCCTCGCGGCCAAGGGACGCCCCGGCGTGCTGCTGCTCGATGAAGTGGCCGCGCACCTCGACCCGGTCCGGCGCGAGGCGCTGTTCGACCGGCTGCGCGAAGGGGCAGCGCAAGTCTGGCTGACCGGAACCGAGCGTGCGCCCTTCGAGGCCATTGTGGGCGAAGCGGCGACCTGGCGGGTGCGCGGCGGCACCGTCGAGCGGATCTAG
- a CDS encoding PspC domain-containing protein, which yields MSRIVKNTNTAPSTGFRLDKDNGKLMGVCAGLANSFGLDPLAWRLIFVIGAIAGVGLVIPIYFAIGLLAD from the coding sequence ATGAGCCGGATCGTCAAGAACACCAACACTGCCCCGTCGACCGGGTTCCGGCTCGACAAGGACAACGGCAAGCTGATGGGCGTCTGCGCGGGGCTCGCCAATTCCTTCGGACTGGACCCCTTGGCCTGGCGACTGATCTTCGTGATCGGTGCTATTGCCGGCGTCGGGCTGGTCATTCCGATCTACTTCGCGATCGGGTTGCTGGCGGACTGA
- a CDS encoding queuosine precursor transporter, whose translation MTGDRQRLDGQALARANFRYYEYIMAAFVAILLLSNIIGASKPSYIPLPGGGQWSFGAGVLFFPVSYIIGDVLTEVYGYAHARRVIWTGFAALIFMAFMAAVVVALPAAKDWPGQEAYEFVFGNSWRIVLASMTAFWAGEFANSFVLAKMKIWTGGRHLWTRTIGSTVVGQGLDSLIFYPLAFYGLAGWPIEQLWQVVVSQWVIKTAWEAVLTPVTYLVVGFLKRREGVEAFDSGTDFSPFAKA comes from the coding sequence ATGACGGGGGACAGGCAGCGGCTCGACGGACAGGCGCTCGCGCGGGCGAACTTTCGCTATTACGAATACATCATGGCCGCGTTCGTCGCGATCCTGCTGCTTTCCAACATCATCGGCGCCTCGAAGCCGAGCTACATCCCGCTGCCGGGCGGCGGGCAGTGGTCGTTCGGTGCCGGCGTACTGTTCTTTCCGGTCAGCTACATCATCGGCGACGTGCTGACCGAGGTCTACGGATATGCGCATGCGCGCCGTGTGATCTGGACCGGGTTCGCCGCGCTGATCTTCATGGCCTTCATGGCCGCGGTGGTGGTGGCGCTGCCGGCCGCGAAGGACTGGCCGGGGCAGGAGGCCTACGAATTCGTGTTCGGCAATTCGTGGCGCATCGTGCTCGCCTCGATGACTGCGTTCTGGGCCGGCGAGTTCGCCAATTCGTTCGTGCTGGCGAAGATGAAGATCTGGACCGGGGGCAGGCATCTGTGGACCCGGACGATCGGCTCGACGGTGGTGGGGCAGGGTCTCGACAGCCTGATCTTCTATCCGCTGGCCTTCTATGGCCTGGCCGGTTGGCCGATCGAGCAGCTCTGGCAAGTGGTCGTCTCGCAGTGGGTCATCAAGACCGCGTGGGAGGCGGTGCTGACCCCGGTGACGTACCTCGTGGTCGGTTTCCTCAAGCGGCGCGAGGGGGTCGAGGCGTTCGACTCCGGCACCGACTTTTCCCCTTTCGCGAAGGCCTGA
- the grxD gene encoding Grx4 family monothiol glutaredoxin produces the protein MSDTNERISQIVKGNDVVLFMKGTPLFPQCGFSSRAIAILDHCGVAYDSVDVLQDMEIRQGIKSFSEWPTIPQLYVKGEFVGGSDIMMEMYEAGELQALLQEKQVAKAS, from the coding sequence ATGTCCGATACCAACGAGCGCATTTCCCAGATCGTCAAAGGCAATGACGTCGTCCTCTTCATGAAGGGCACGCCGCTGTTTCCGCAATGCGGTTTCTCGAGCCGCGCGATCGCCATCCTCGACCATTGCGGCGTCGCCTACGACAGCGTCGACGTGCTCCAGGACATGGAAATCCGCCAGGGCATCAAGTCTTTCTCCGAATGGCCGACCATCCCGCAGCTCTATGTGAAGGGCGAATTCGTCGGCGGCAGTGACATCATGATGGAGATGTACGAGGCCGGCGAACTGCAGGCGCTGCTACAGGAAAAGCAGGTCGCGAAAGCTTCCTAG
- a CDS encoding BolA family transcriptional regulator, whose translation MAMPAAEIEALIKAALPDARVEIRDLAGDGDHYAAHVVSGAFVGKSRVMQHKMVYSALGGRMGGELHALQLTTAVPN comes from the coding sequence ATGGCGATGCCGGCAGCCGAAATCGAAGCCCTTATAAAGGCCGCGCTGCCTGACGCCCGGGTCGAGATCCGCGATCTTGCGGGCGACGGCGACCATTATGCCGCGCATGTCGTCAGCGGAGCGTTCGTCGGCAAGAGCCGGGTCATGCAACACAAGATGGTCTACAGCGCGCTGGGCGGCCGCATGGGCGGGGAACTGCACGCCTTGCAACTGACCACCGCCGTCCCCAACTGA
- a CDS encoding DUF1476 domain-containing protein: protein MTDFSDREKGEERKFAMDEDTAFRVAARRNRLLGQWAAEKMGLTPEETDAYAKEVVQADFEEAGDEDVIRKVFGDLTSAGCDIDEADVRAMIDKKAVEARRQLMSES, encoded by the coding sequence ATGACCGATTTCAGCGATCGCGAGAAGGGCGAAGAACGCAAGTTCGCGATGGATGAGGACACCGCGTTCCGCGTGGCGGCGCGGCGCAACCGGCTGCTCGGCCAGTGGGCGGCGGAAAAGATGGGCCTGACGCCGGAAGAGACCGACGCCTATGCCAAGGAAGTGGTCCAGGCCGACTTCGAGGAAGCCGGCGACGAAGACGTCATCCGCAAGGTATTCGGCGACCTCACCAGCGCCGGCTGCGACATCGACGAAGCCGACGTGCGCGCGATGATCGACAAGAAGGCCGTCGAGGCGCGCCGCCAGCTGATGAGCGAAAGCTAG
- the leuD gene encoding 3-isopropylmalate dehydratase small subunit translates to MKAIKQVEGRAYPFGRSNVDTDLIIPAAYLKTVTREGLAKGAFEAVRSDPGNVFDDPEYAGAPILVAGDNFGCGSSREHAAWALLDMGVTAVIAPSFSDIFAGNAYKNGIVTVVLPQEAIDRLMEVAATDPITIDLETQTVTTPFQDRWRFEMDPFRKHCLVEGKDDVDITLQSADAIEAYERRQSRDLPWVARGTGLAA, encoded by the coding sequence ATGAAAGCCATCAAGCAGGTGGAGGGCCGGGCCTATCCGTTCGGGCGCAGCAACGTCGATACCGATCTCATCATTCCGGCCGCCTATCTCAAGACTGTCACGCGCGAAGGCCTCGCCAAGGGAGCGTTCGAGGCCGTGCGCAGCGATCCGGGCAACGTATTCGACGATCCGGAGTATGCCGGCGCGCCGATCCTCGTCGCGGGCGACAACTTTGGCTGCGGTTCGAGCCGCGAGCATGCCGCCTGGGCCCTGCTGGACATGGGTGTGACGGCGGTCATCGCGCCGAGCTTCTCCGACATCTTTGCCGGCAACGCCTACAAGAACGGCATCGTCACAGTCGTCCTGCCGCAGGAGGCGATCGATCGACTGATGGAGGTGGCAGCCACCGATCCGATCACGATCGACCTCGAGACCCAGACCGTGACCACCCCGTTCCAGGACCGCTGGCGGTTCGAGATGGACCCGTTCCGCAAGCATTGCCTGGTCGAGGGCAAGGACGATGTGGACATCACCCTGCAAAGCGCCGATGCCATCGAGGCGTACGAACGGCGCCAAAGCCGCGATTTGCCTTGGGTGGCGCGCGGAACGGGCCTTGCGGCCTGA
- a CDS encoding LPXTG cell wall anchor domain-containing protein, with protein sequence MTKRIPTGGKAAIAGAIGSAAVAAALLYVSRRKKHNEPTQPGPIPSGEPPETD encoded by the coding sequence ATGACCAAACGCATCCCCACAGGCGGCAAGGCCGCGATCGCCGGGGCGATCGGCTCCGCCGCCGTCGCCGCGGCGCTGCTCTACGTCTCGCGCCGCAAGAAGCACAACGAACCGACCCAGCCGGGTCCCATCCCCTCGGGCGAGCCGCCGGAGACCGATTGA
- a CDS encoding DNA-deoxyinosine glycosylase, with amino-acid sequence MTRKSSFAPVVAPETRVLVLGSLPGERSLAEGRYYAHPQNRFWRLVGDVIGQDLEALAYAARLQSLLHAGIGLWDTVASATRKGSLDAAIREAEHNPLADLVATLPELRAVAFNGATSARIGRALLADSPLALLPLPSSSPAYAAMPYAGKLRLWRAIGEFLV; translated from the coding sequence ATGACCCGTAAGTCCTCCTTTGCCCCCGTTGTGGCTCCAGAAACGCGCGTTCTGGTCCTCGGAAGTCTTCCCGGCGAACGCTCGTTGGCCGAGGGGCGCTACTACGCCCACCCACAGAACCGGTTCTGGCGACTGGTCGGCGATGTCATCGGACAGGACCTGGAAGCGCTCGCCTACGCCGCGCGGCTGCAGTCGCTGCTCCATGCCGGTATCGGACTGTGGGATACGGTCGCCTCCGCAACGCGCAAGGGCAGCCTCGACGCCGCAATCCGCGAGGCCGAACACAATCCGCTGGCCGATCTCGTCGCCACGCTGCCCGAGCTCAGGGCCGTGGCCTTCAACGGAGCCACGTCAGCCAGGATCGGCCGCGCTCTCCTCGCCGACTCTCCTCTCGCTTTGTTGCCGCTGCCCTCGTCCAGTCCGGCCTACGCCGCCATGCCCTATGCCGGGAAACTCCGGCTGTGGCGGGCAATAGGCGAATTCCTCGTCTGA
- a CDS encoding L,D-transpeptidase family protein — protein MKQVWLGSIVAALVGLASCGSGSADSAAQGKDGKSAAAGSLVEPEAVAASDLKAAVSDERVRKFYEDRDWRTAWTAQSASALLDALQGAGRHGLAPHDYLGPVDEADTPAKREAALTRAALDFAGALAHGKLDPTTVFDIYTIPRPQVDVVGGLEQAIAAGNTAKWLDSLAPHDPQYRALSQAFLDYSRQAAKAGGQGIESGDLIHAGESDPRVPRIVQVLQDNGYLAPDSGSQADLYTQQIADAVERMQQDFGIVTDGVVGPDTLEVLNTGPAQRARILAVNLERLRWLERNPPATRIDVNTAAATLDYFRDGTLRDERKVIVGQPGWETPHLQAPMFRLVANPTWTVPKSIEKEEIPNSASYLRRHNMERRNGWIVQLPGPDNALGQVKFDMQDDYAIYLHDTPAKSLFERNQRQLSHGCVRVDNALQFARMIAEDAGVAQQYQEARASGDETFVRLPDNIPVRLLYETAFTDGSGKVRFRTDPYGWDDRIAEKLGYEPHSRRRLQSHVSDIGP, from the coding sequence GTGAAGCAGGTTTGGTTGGGTTCGATAGTGGCGGCGTTGGTGGGACTGGCCAGCTGCGGCAGCGGAAGTGCAGATTCGGCGGCGCAGGGTAAGGACGGCAAATCGGCCGCGGCGGGATCGCTGGTTGAGCCCGAGGCGGTCGCTGCGAGCGATCTCAAGGCCGCCGTATCGGATGAAAGGGTCCGCAAGTTCTACGAAGACCGCGACTGGCGCACCGCCTGGACCGCGCAGAGCGCATCCGCGCTGCTCGATGCGCTGCAAGGGGCCGGCCGCCACGGTCTCGCGCCCCATGACTACCTCGGGCCGGTCGACGAAGCCGACACGCCGGCAAAGCGCGAAGCTGCCCTCACCCGCGCCGCGCTCGACTTCGCCGGCGCACTGGCCCACGGAAAGCTCGATCCGACGACCGTCTTCGACATCTACACAATCCCGCGCCCCCAGGTCGATGTGGTCGGCGGGCTCGAACAAGCTATCGCAGCGGGAAATACCGCAAAATGGCTCGACAGCCTCGCCCCGCACGACCCGCAGTATCGCGCGCTATCGCAGGCTTTTCTCGACTACAGCCGCCAGGCGGCCAAGGCGGGTGGCCAGGGGATCGAGAGCGGCGACCTTATCCATGCCGGAGAAAGCGACCCCCGGGTCCCGCGTATCGTTCAGGTCCTGCAGGACAACGGATATCTTGCCCCGGACAGCGGCAGCCAGGCAGACCTCTACACCCAGCAGATCGCCGACGCAGTCGAACGGATGCAGCAGGATTTCGGTATCGTCACCGACGGTGTCGTAGGCCCCGATACGCTCGAAGTGCTCAATACAGGCCCTGCGCAGCGGGCGCGAATCCTCGCGGTGAACCTCGAACGGCTTCGCTGGCTCGAGCGCAACCCGCCAGCCACGCGCATCGACGTCAACACCGCGGCTGCGACGCTGGACTATTTCCGCGACGGCACGCTGCGCGACGAACGTAAGGTCATCGTCGGCCAGCCGGGTTGGGAAACGCCGCACCTCCAGGCGCCGATGTTCCGGCTCGTCGCCAATCCCACATGGACAGTGCCCAAGTCGATCGAGAAGGAAGAAATCCCCAACAGCGCCAGCTACCTTCGGCGCCACAACATGGAGCGCCGCAACGGCTGGATTGTCCAGCTGCCCGGTCCGGACAACGCGCTCGGACAGGTCAAGTTCGACATGCAGGACGATTACGCCATCTACCTGCACGACACGCCCGCCAAATCGCTGTTCGAGCGGAACCAGCGTCAGCTCAGCCACGGCTGCGTCCGCGTCGACAATGCACTTCAGTTCGCCCGGATGATCGCCGAAGATGCCGGCGTGGCCCAGCAATACCAGGAGGCCCGCGCCAGCGGCGATGAAACCTTCGTCCGGCTGCCGGACAACATCCCGGTCCGCCTGCTCTATGAAACGGCCTTCACCGACGGCTCGGGCAAGGTCCGCTTCCGGACCGATCCCTACGGCTGGGACGACCGCATAGCCGAGAAACTGGGCTATGAGCCGCATAGCCGCAGGCGATTGCAGTCCCACGTGAGCGACATCGGCCCATGA